The Methanohalophilus portucalensis DNA window GATCGACCCTGTTTCTTTTCATTTTAAGAGCACATTCACTAACACTCATATTACTGGACGCCTTGATCAGATCGGTGACCATCACTTCTTTTACAGGCACATCCGGAACTTTTATTCTGGATACGCTATAATATATGCTGAGAGTATCTCGCATGGATTCCCACGTCCATTCATCATCGTCAGAACCAGCAGACATATCCGACATTTCAAGGGAATCTTCTATGACACTTGCACTGATTATGTCACGATCAGATATTATACCTACAAGATCAAGTTCTGAATTAAGAACCGGAACTGCTTTTATATGTGCAAGTTCCATATTCCTGGCAACTAAGGGCAAAGGTGTTTCACACCATACCGGACCAATGCCTCTTCTGCCCAGATATTTACTTATTGGATCATCGAGTTGCAGAGAGGCCATACTTGCAACAATATCGGCAACTGTTATCATGCCTTCAAGTTTGCCGTCATCATCCACAACCGGCAACCTTCTGAAACCATAATCAATCAGGTATTGCGCAGCTTTTTTGATGTTATCTTCCGGTTTTACCTTTATGGGGTCCCGTGTCATAAGCAAAGCAATCTGTTCTTCTTCAGGATTGCTCAGAAGATTACTTCTACTTACGATACCAACCACCCGATTATCTTTGATCACCGGCACACCGGATACCTTTTTATCTTTCAGGATACTCAGTACTTCATCTCGTGAACCGGGCAGAGTGGCTGCGGCTACATTAGTCACCATGATGTCCTTAATAAGGGTTTTTTCTGGCATTTTTAAATAACCTCAATAAAATCTTTTATTGATTTTTATTCCTCTCCATTTCCCCTTACTACCATAACGGGGACATGTGAGTTGCGGGTGACCTTTTCTGCAACGCTTCCAAGAAGGAATCTGTCAAGTCCACTTTTACCGTGGGTACCCATGACTATAAGGTCAATTCCATTGTTTTCAGCAAAATCAATTATCTCATGACCTGGATGGCCTTCAAGCAACTTTGACTCTATTTCGATATCTTCTCCGGTGTCAGATATCACTTTATCGGTTATTTCTTTCCCTTCCTTTTCAAGAAGTTCATACATCATTTCCCATCCGCCATCCATTGGAATGGAATCAAATGATGCGGTATCCACGACATACGTCACGTATACTCTGGCACCACTGAGTTTTGCCAGTTCAATTCCGTAAGAGACCGCTTTTTTGTTCTCTGTGGAACCATCGGTAGCGATCAGTATCTTTTTGTAGATTTCACTTGCCATGTTTGATCTCTCGAATAAATGAATAGATTAATGGATTATTGATAAAATATCGTCTGGCCTTGCCCGACGAACAAGACCACTTAATACATCCTGTATTCCTTTAAGATTATTTGACGTGCCATCCAATACCATCAGGTTTGCCTTATACCCTTCCCGCAGAGGGCCTTTTCCCTCCAACTCCAATATTGATGCCCCATTAAGTGTGCACATTTTAAATACTTGTCTATCCTCAAGTCCAAAAACCTTTGAAAGGAACTCCATCTCAGAGAACATATTTACAGAATTCAGCATAACATTGTCAGTACCTACACCCACATTTATACCGGCTTTCAACATTTCAGCAACCGGTGCCATCCCCACTCCCGTAAGGAAATTGGATCTGGGACAGACAACCACCGGAATAGATGCATCGGCAATGTTTTTGAGGTCTGACTGTACTGCCTGTGTCAGATGGACAAGGATATCCGGCTGCAGGGATAGTGCATCTTTAATATCGTGGCGGGATTTTTCACCGGCATGTATACAAAAAGGGTGTCTGGATTTGTGACAGGTATCTGCAATCTGTGCCAGTAGATTCAAATCCACATCATGTGCACCGCTCATACCTATACCATCGGCCTGGGAAAGAAGTAGGGATATCCCCTCATGCACATGCATACTGAACTCCCTGCTGTCGGGTCTTGCAAATATTCTGGAATCAATATCCATATCTTTTAATGCATCCTTCAGTGCCAGCACGCCTCTGGTTCCCCCTTCCCGGAAATCTGCAAAACAAGTGGTTCCGGTGGCAAGCATATCCCTGATGGAATATTTCATATATTCTACAAGTTCCCTATCAGAAGTTTTTGCAAGGATGCGATGTTTTAAG harbors:
- a CDS encoding universal stress protein — protein: MASEIYKKILIATDGSTENKKAVSYGIELAKLSGARVYVTYVVDTASFDSIPMDGGWEMMYELLEKEGKEITDKVISDTGEDIEIESKLLEGHPGHEIIDFAENNGIDLIVMGTHGKSGLDRFLLGSVAEKVTRNSHVPVMVVRGNGEE
- a CDS encoding amidohydrolase family protein; translation: MSSMTREQVIYGNILYGDDLSLMKGYVCIKDGIIHEVCEEPTSSENIIAPCFTNCHTHIGDSVCKDPFIGPAEDFVIQRDLNSLVRPPDGLKHRILAKTSDRELVEYMKYSIRDMLATGTTCFADFREGGTRGVLALKDALKDMDIDSRIFARPDSREFSMHVHEGISLLLSQADGIGMSGAHDVDLNLLAQIADTCHKSRHPFCIHAGEKSRHDIKDALSLQPDILVHLTQAVQSDLKNIADASIPVVVCPRSNFLTGVGMAPVAEMLKAGINVGVGTDNVMLNSVNMFSEMEFLSKVFGLEDRQVFKMCTLNGASILELEGKGPLREGYKANLMVLDGTSNNLKGIQDVLSGLVRRARPDDILSIIH
- a CDS encoding CBS domain-containing protein, which produces MPEKTLIKDIMVTNVAAATLPGSRDEVLSILKDKKVSGVPVIKDNRVVGIVSRSNLLSNPEEEQIALLMTRDPIKVKPEDNIKKAAQYLIDYGFRRLPVVDDDGKLEGMITVADIVASMASLQLDDPISKYLGRRGIGPVWCETPLPLVARNMELAHIKAVPVLNSELDLVGIISDRDIISASVIEDSLEMSDMSAGSDDDEWTWESMRDTLSIYYSVSRIKVPDVPVKEVMVTDLIKASSNMSVSECALKMKRNRVDQVPVVDANGTFIGLLRDRYLMKALIDS